Genomic DNA from Deinococcus aetherius:
CACGTCGGCGGCGTGGGCCAGCGGCACGGCCGCCAGGGGTCCCGCGGCGTCGAAGGCCGCCGCGACCCCCAACACCACCGCCGCCAGCAGCGCGCCGCCCAGGTGGCCCGCCTGCACGAGCGCCGCACCCCGCCACAGGACGCCGCTCAACGCGACCGCGAACCCCAGCTCGCGGGCCAGGGTGATCCGCCACGCCAGGCGCCCGGTCTCCAGCGCGACGTGTTCGAGCTGGGCGGTGAGGCGCGTGAGTTCGGGGCCGTGGTGGCTCCCGCCGCCGTCCCCGCTGGCCGAGAGGGCGTCGAGCAGCCGGGCCGCGTGATCACGTGACAGGTGGGCGTCCTCCCGGGCCAGCCGCGCAGCGCGTCCCCCCCCACGCAGCACCACCAGGGCCGCCCCCAGGAGGGGGAGCAGCGCGAGCAGTGCCAGGCCCGGGTCCAGCCACGCGAGCCAGCCGCCCAGGGCGATCAGCACGCCCACGAAGGCCCCCAGGGGCAGGCTGACCCGCAGGGTGAAGAACTGCCGGGCGTCGATGTCGGCACCCGAGCGGGCGAGCAGGTCGCCGCTGCGTTCGTAGGCCAGCAGGTCGCGCCCGAAGCGGGCCAGCGTGTCGAACAGGCGCAGCCGCACCCGCTCTCCCCCCTCCAGGGCCGCCGCGTGCCCGGCCAGGCGTTCGGCGTAGCGCAGGGCGGCGCGGCCCAGTCCCAGGGCGCGCACGGTGGTCACGAGCAGGAGCAGGCTCAGGAACACCTCGGGACGCAGGGCAGCCCGGGAGATCAGCAGGCCCGAACTGGCCGCCAGCCCGACCCCGGCCAGGGCGGTCAGCACCCCGAGCGCCAGCGCGCCCCTCACGTGGCCACCGCCGGGGACGCGGGCGCGCCCGGGGTGATCTCCCGCCAGCCGGGCGGAACCGCGCGGTGGGTGGCGAGCAGCACCGTCCGCCCCGCGAAGGCGTGTCCGATCACCGCGTACAGCGCCGCCTCGCTCTGCGGGTCGAGGTGCGCGCTCACCTCGTCGAGCAGGATCACATCCGCGCCGGAGAGCAGGACGCGGGCCAGGGCGAGGCGCGCGGTCTCGCCGCCCGAGAGCAACGCGCCGCCCTCGCCGAGCGGCGTGTCAAATCCGGAGGGCAGGGCGCGCAGCACGTCGCCCAAGCCCACCGCCTCTGAGACTCGCTCCAGTTCGGTATCACCGGCGTCGGGGGCGGCGAGGCGCAGGTTCTCCCGCGCGCTGCCCGCGATCAGGCGCGGGTGTTGCGGCACGAACGCCACGCGGGCCTGCCAGGCGGGAGCCCCGAGGTCGTCGAGCGGCGTGCCATCCACCCGGATGCTACCCAGGTGCGGGACGTGCTTACGCAGGGCGTGCAGCAGGGTGGTCTTGCCGCTGCCGCTAGGACCGCGCAGCGCGGCGAGGGTGCCCGGCGGGAGTTCCACGCTCACCGGCGCGGTGGGCGTGGGCAAGTCCGCGTACGCCCCAGTCAGGCTCAGGTGGGGGACGCCAACCGGAACCGCCCCTTCCCCGGAGGGCGCCACCGGCCGGGTGAGCAGGTCCTGCAACCGGGCGGCGACGGGCTCGGCCTCCAGCACGGCATGCCGGTCCGTACCGAGTTGACGCAGCGGGCTGAAGAACTCCGGGACGAGCATCAGGGCCGCGAGGGTCGGGGCGAGCTCGGCACTCCCGCCGAACAGCCGTACGCCGATCCACACGGCCACCAGGGCGGTGGCGAGGGTCGCGGCGAAGTCCATCACGAAACCGCTCAGGAACGCGACCCGCAGCACCCCCAGGGTGGCCTCGCGGTGCTGGCGGGCCGAGCGGGCCAGGACGGCGCGGTAGGGCGCGACCGCGCCGAAGGCGTGCAGGGTGGGCAGGTGGCGGACCAGGGTCAGCAGCCGCGCGGCCAGGCGGGTGTGGGCGAGCCACTGCCGCTCGGTGGCGCTGCGGGTGGCGAGCCCCACCAGCGCCAGGAACACCACCGTGAGCGGCCCGGTGACGAGCAGCACGCCTGCCGTGGCGGGATCGAGCCACGCGGTGACGCCCAGGACCACCACGAAGGCGAGGGCCGCGTGTACGGCGCCCGGCAGGTACCGCGCGTAGTACGGCGTCAGCCGCGCGCCG
This window encodes:
- a CDS encoding amino acid ABC transporter ATP-binding/permease protein, whose amino-acid sequence is MRGALALGVLTALAGVGLAASSGLLISRAALRPEVFLSLLLLVTTVRALGLGRAALRYAERLAGHAAALEGGERVRLRLFDTLARFGRDLLAYERSGDLLARSGADIDARQFFTLRVSLPLGAFVGVLIALGGWLAWLDPGLALLALLPLLGAALVVLRGGGRAARLAREDAHLSRDHAARLLDALSASGDGGGSHHGPELTRLTAQLEHVALETGRLAWRITLARELGFAVALSGVLWRGAALVQAGHLGGALLAAVVLGVAAAFDAAGPLAAVPLAHAADVAARERTAALEALTPGVVDPSVPRAVPPGPFALELRDVIVRRHGRAVLSDVSLRLRAGESLGISGPSGGGKTTLIRLLTRDLDPDAGQVTLNGADLRDLDLATLRARISLHEQDAPLLDGTLRENLRLGDHHAPDPRLRALLDDLGLPHLDLDTWVGEGGTRLSGGERARVSLARALLGPGDLLLLDEPTAHLDAATEARVLRVIGRERAGRALLIVTHRAAPLALTGRHLTLRSGHLHEGASVPERTAV
- a CDS encoding ABC transporter ATP-binding protein/permease, with translation MTARPRRSLNVLLGPASLRRELAVSGVLSVLGLLATAAAFVLTARVIAAGLLQGQSPGAGTVLTVAALLLARAGAGTARERLGTRLAARLVGTWRTRLTEAALRLGPVALADTRDVDLATLDLGLGARLTPYYARYLPGAVHAALAFVVVLGVTAWLDPATAGVLLVTGPLTVVFLALVGLATRSATERQWLAHTRLAARLLTLVRHLPTLHAFGAVAPYRAVLARSARQHREATLGVLRVAFLSGFVMDFAATLATALVAVWIGVRLFGGSAELAPTLAALMLVPEFFSPLRQLGTDRHAVLEAEPVAARLQDLLTRPVAPSGEGAVPVGVPHLSLTGAYADLPTPTAPVSVELPPGTLAALRGPSGSGKTTLLHALRKHVPHLGSIRVDGTPLDDLGAPAWQARVAFVPQHPRLIAGSARENLRLAAPDAGDTELERVSEAVGLGDVLRALPSGFDTPLGEGGALLSGGETARLALARVLLSGADVILLDEVSAHLDPQSEAALYAVIGHAFAGRTVLLATHRAVPPGWREITPGAPASPAVAT